A genome region from Ahaetulla prasina isolate Xishuangbanna chromosome 8, ASM2864084v1, whole genome shotgun sequence includes the following:
- the APBB2 gene encoding amyloid beta precursor protein binding family B member 2 isoform X8, giving the protein MAERKNAKAVACNPLQERSNVALEVPLQVDFPTPKTELVQKFHVQYLGMLPVTKPVGMDMLNGTIENLMESSNREDWMPVTMNVADATVTVISDGNEEEIVVECRVRFLSFMGVGKDIHTFAFIMDAGNQHFECHVFWCEPNAGNVSEAVQAACMLRYQKCLVARPLSQKVRPPPPPADSVTRRVTTNVKRGVLSLIDTLKQKRPVTDMP; this is encoded by the exons ATGGCTGAACGGAAGAATGCTAAAGCTGTGGCTTGCAACCCATTGCAGGAACGGTCCAACGTCGCCCTTGAGGTTCCTTTGCAAG TAGATTTTCCAACACCAAAGACTGAGTTGGTCCAGAAATTTCATGTGCAGTACCTGGGCATGCTACCTGTAACTAAGCCAGTGG GTATGGACATGCTGAATGGGACTATAGAAAACCTTATGGAGTCCTCTAACAGAGAAGACTGGATGCCTGTCACCATGAATGTGGCTGATGCTACTGTTACCGTCATCAGCGATGGA AATGAAGAGGAGATTGTGGTGGAATGTCGTGTCCGCTTCTTGTCCTTCATGGGCGTGGgaaaagacatacatacattcgCCTTCATTATGGACGCGGGAAACCAGCATTTTGAGTGTCACGTCTTCTGGTGCGAACCCAACGCTGGCAACGTTTCCGAGGCCGTTCAGGCGGCTTGTATG CTGCGGTATCAGAAGTGTTTGGTCGCCCGACCTCTTTCTCAGAAAgtccgccctcctcctcctccagcagaCTCCGTGACAAGGCGGGTCACCACCAACGTGAAACGCGGGGTCCTCTCCCTGATTGACACTTTGAAACAGAAGCGTCCTGTGACTGACATGCCATGA